One Terriglobales bacterium genomic window carries:
- a CDS encoding TonB-dependent receptor → MRWALVFLCIGTAALAQDAATAGLRGVVRDPTGAVIAGATVTARRADTGHARAASTGADGRFVLAFLPPGDYIVRAEAPGMAAEAREGVHAEVGATVELEFALRVGGANETVDVSAEATAVEQAPSGLTTVIGTQEIEQLPLNGRRWQDLALTTPGVTQDPRGLTSSWNGDLAFGGVRGYHSTFLVDGVDNNNSFFGQARGRYRAPYQLSSEVVQEFRVSSNTYGVEYGRSSGAVVNLVTKSGTNQLHGSAFYYLRSSDFGARNPFVGDKPPDHQHQFGFTLGGKLLRDRAYFMLGADLHDYRTPVSVRFLDPAGPQSVLVPKPADYESTDQALVFATADQLTSELAGDFGSDLLGNTAFAKFDYTLSPRHALAGRINTSRYYGANNVFFDPASPVTYHGLSNNGTEEVSTESATLSLNSALPGRLVSLLRVQFARDLQQSAANTSDILTRIDEVTEGFGRSTILPRRTREHKFQLAETLSLDTARHTWKFGGDVIFARIENFFPSLSGGEYIFDTIRVNPWTFAPATFGMRISPLRAYAHGVPRFYVQNFGALESHPDTSEFSLFAQDNIRVNSHLALTLGVRWDLQTFNTGALEPNPLWPGSGKLPVDANNVAPRAAFAFSLGEQDPLVVRGGYGIFYTRIPQIYTSAVETDNGLKQTHLFLDNADPFDHALFPAYPDPLVACAPTATRCEPPPGFTGRLESEISAFAGDFQTPYVQQASLTAEKETWQEIALGASYLYVHGTHLMRTRDVNLPPPDFLTYPVYDSAGNFTGEYFTVASFASWQTTPSLSCPYNPPYFSPPCINDITRPIPQLGAIDQFESAVSSVYHGLTVSARRRMRNGFFFRLSYTWAKAIDDGQDAPFAAPPAVQNAAAPRAERSVSSIDQRHRAVAAWVWEPKPFDRENPLLKKLFNDWTIAGTVTYGSGRPFNARVLSDPNRDTNSSNDRLPGQSRNAFYGPEYLTTDLRLTRRLHLGDRLTMDVLAESFNVMNRRNDRMVISDNAFQNSAGSFVFGRNVQGGTAYPAQYEVRQDFLSPTNAYAPRQVQFGVKVRF, encoded by the coding sequence ATGCGCTGGGCCCTCGTGTTCCTTTGCATCGGCACGGCCGCGCTTGCCCAGGACGCCGCTACGGCAGGCTTGCGCGGCGTCGTGCGCGACCCGACTGGCGCCGTCATCGCGGGCGCGACCGTCACCGCACGGCGCGCCGACACCGGGCACGCGCGCGCGGCCTCGACCGGCGCCGACGGGCGATTCGTGCTCGCCTTCCTGCCCCCGGGCGACTACATCGTCCGCGCGGAGGCCCCCGGGATGGCGGCGGAAGCGCGCGAGGGCGTGCACGCCGAGGTCGGCGCGACCGTGGAGCTGGAATTCGCGCTCCGCGTCGGCGGCGCCAACGAAACGGTGGACGTCTCCGCCGAGGCGACCGCGGTCGAGCAGGCGCCCAGCGGGCTGACCACCGTCATCGGGACGCAGGAGATCGAGCAACTGCCGCTCAATGGCCGGCGCTGGCAGGACCTCGCGCTCACCACCCCGGGCGTCACCCAGGACCCGCGCGGGCTGACCTCGTCGTGGAACGGCGACCTCGCCTTCGGTGGCGTGCGTGGCTATCACTCCACCTTCCTCGTCGACGGCGTCGACAACAACAACTCGTTCTTCGGCCAGGCCCGCGGCCGCTACCGAGCGCCCTACCAGCTCTCGAGCGAGGTCGTGCAGGAGTTCCGTGTCTCGTCGAACACGTACGGCGTGGAGTACGGCCGCTCGTCGGGCGCGGTCGTGAACCTGGTGACGAAGTCGGGCACCAACCAGCTCCACGGCAGCGCGTTCTACTACCTGCGCTCCTCGGATTTCGGCGCGCGCAACCCGTTCGTCGGGGACAAGCCGCCCGACCACCAGCACCAGTTCGGGTTTACGCTCGGCGGCAAGCTCCTGCGCGACCGCGCGTACTTCATGCTCGGCGCCGACCTGCACGACTACCGCACGCCGGTGAGCGTCCGGTTCCTCGACCCCGCCGGGCCGCAGAGCGTCCTCGTCCCCAAGCCGGCGGATTACGAGAGCACCGACCAGGCGCTGGTGTTCGCGACCGCGGACCAGCTCACCAGCGAGCTCGCCGGCGACTTCGGCTCCGACCTGCTGGGCAACACCGCCTTCGCCAAGTTCGACTACACGCTCTCGCCGCGCCACGCGTTGGCCGGCCGCATCAACACCTCGCGCTACTACGGCGCCAACAACGTGTTCTTCGACCCCGCCAGCCCGGTCACGTACCACGGGCTCTCCAACAACGGGACCGAAGAGGTCTCGACCGAGAGCGCCACGCTCTCGCTCAACAGCGCGCTGCCCGGCCGGCTGGTGAGCCTGCTGCGCGTGCAGTTCGCGCGCGACCTGCAGCAGTCGGCGGCCAACACGAGCGACATCCTCACGCGCATCGACGAGGTGACCGAGGGCTTCGGCCGCTCGACCATCCTGCCACGCCGCACCCGCGAGCATAAGTTCCAGCTCGCCGAGACGCTCTCGCTCGACACCGCGCGCCACACCTGGAAGTTCGGCGGCGACGTCATCTTCGCCCGCATCGAGAACTTCTTCCCCTCGCTCTCGGGCGGCGAGTACATCTTCGACACCATCCGCGTGAACCCGTGGACCTTCGCGCCGGCGACCTTCGGCATGCGCATCTCGCCCTTGCGCGCGTACGCCCACGGCGTGCCGCGCTTCTACGTGCAGAACTTCGGCGCGCTCGAGTCGCATCCCGACACCAGCGAGTTCTCGCTGTTCGCGCAGGACAACATCCGCGTGAACTCGCATCTGGCGCTCACGCTCGGCGTGCGCTGGGACCTGCAGACGTTCAACACCGGCGCGCTGGAGCCGAACCCGCTGTGGCCAGGCTCCGGAAAGCTCCCCGTGGACGCCAACAACGTGGCGCCGCGTGCGGCGTTCGCGTTCTCGCTGGGCGAACAGGACCCCCTGGTCGTGCGCGGCGGCTACGGCATCTTCTATACGCGCATTCCGCAGATCTATACCTCGGCGGTCGAGACCGACAACGGCCTGAAGCAGACGCACCTGTTCCTCGACAACGCCGACCCGTTCGACCACGCGCTGTTCCCGGCGTATCCGGACCCGCTGGTCGCCTGCGCGCCGACCGCGACGCGCTGCGAGCCGCCGCCGGGATTCACCGGCAGGCTGGAGAGCGAGATCTCGGCCTTCGCCGGCGATTTCCAGACGCCCTACGTGCAGCAGGCGTCGCTCACGGCCGAGAAGGAGACCTGGCAGGAGATCGCGCTGGGTGCGTCGTACCTCTACGTCCACGGCACGCACCTGATGCGCACGCGCGACGTCAACCTGCCCCCACCGGACTTCCTCACCTACCCGGTGTACGACTCGGCCGGCAACTTCACCGGCGAGTACTTTACGGTGGCGTCGTTCGCGAGCTGGCAGACGACGCCGTCGCTCAGCTGTCCATACAATCCGCCCTACTTCTCGCCGCCCTGCATCAACGACATCACGCGTCCGATCCCGCAGCTCGGCGCCATCGACCAGTTCGAGAGCGCGGTCTCCAGCGTCTACCACGGGCTCACCGTCTCGGCGCGACGCCGGATGCGCAATGGCTTTTTCTTCCGCTTGTCGTACACCTGGGCCAAGGCCATCGACGACGGCCAGGACGCGCCCTTCGCCGCGCCGCCCGCGGTGCAGAACGCCGCCGCTCCCCGCGCCGAACGCAGCGTCAGCTCGATCGACCAGCGGCATCGCGCGGTCGCCGCCTGGGTGTGGGAGCCGAAACCGTTTGACCGCGAGAATCCCCTGCTGAAGAAGTTGTTCAACGACTGGACGATCGCCGGCACCGTGACCTACGGCTCCGGACGGCCCTTCAACGCGCGCGTCCTGAGCGACCCCAACCGCGACACCAACAGCTCCAACGACCGCCTCCCCGGCCAGTCCCGCAACGCCTTCTATGGCCCCGAGTACCTGACCACGGACCTGCGCCTCACCCGGCGGCTCCACCTGGGCGATCGCTTGACCATGGACGTGCTGGCGGAGTCGTTCAACGTGATGAACCGGCGCAACGACCGCATGGTCATCAGCGATAACGCCTTCCAGAACTCGGCCGGGAGCTTCGTCTTCGGCCGCAACGTGCAGGGCGGCACGGCCTACCCGGCGCAATACGAGGTACGCCAGGACTTCCTCTCGCCCACCAACGCGTACGCGCCCCGACAGGTGCAGTTCGGGGTGAAGGTGAGGTTTTGA
- a CDS encoding gamma carbonic anhydrase family protein, which produces MIRSYQGVTPKVPKSCYVDESAQVIGDVELGEHASIWMNAVVRGDVFAIRIGAHSNVQDCSVLHGMRHKYGVTLGEYVTVGHSVTLHGCTIGDRCLIGMGSVILNNAHIGAGSIIAAGTVIPENAVVEPNSLWMGVPGKFRKKIDDAATQETILRYANNYLEYKEQYLREIGK; this is translated from the coding sequence ATGATCCGCAGCTACCAGGGCGTGACCCCGAAGGTCCCGAAGTCGTGCTACGTCGACGAGTCGGCGCAGGTCATCGGCGACGTCGAACTCGGTGAGCACGCCTCCATCTGGATGAACGCGGTGGTGCGCGGCGACGTCTTCGCCATCCGCATCGGGGCGCACTCCAACGTGCAGGACTGCTCGGTGCTCCACGGCATGCGCCACAAGTACGGCGTCACGCTCGGCGAGTACGTCACCGTCGGGCACTCGGTCACGCTGCACGGCTGCACCATCGGAGACCGCTGCCTCATCGGCATGGGCTCGGTCATCCTGAACAACGCGCACATCGGCGCAGGGTCGATCATCGCGGCCGGCACCGTGATCCCGGAGAACGCGGTGGTCGAGCCGAACTCGCTCTGGATGGGCGTCCCCGGCAAGTTCCGCAAGAAGATCGACGACGCCGCCACCCAGGAGACCATCCTGCGGTACGCGAACAATTACCTGGAGTACAAAGAGCAGTATCTTCGTGAGATAGGAAAGTAG